One region of Poecile atricapillus isolate bPoeAtr1 chromosome 8, bPoeAtr1.hap1, whole genome shotgun sequence genomic DNA includes:
- the AGTR1 gene encoding type-1 angiotensin II receptor has product MIPNYSTEETVKRIHVDCPVSGRHSYIYIMVPTVYSIIFIIGIFGNSLVVIVIYCYMKLKTVASIFLLNLALADLCFLITLPLWAAYTAMEYQWPFGNCLCKLASAGISFNLYASVFLLTCLSIDRYLAIVHPVQSRIRRTMFVARVTCIAIWLLAGVASLPVIIHRNIFFAENLNMTVCGFRYESNNTTLRVGLGLSKNLLGFLIPFLIILTSYTLIWKTLKKAYQIQKNKTRNDDIFKMIVAIVFFFFFSWIPHQVFTFLDVLIQLHVITDCKITDIVDTAMPFTICIAYFNNCLNPFFYVFFGKNFKKYFLQLIKYIPPNVSTHPSLTTKMSSLSYRPPENIRLHTKKTAGPFDTD; this is encoded by the coding sequence ATGATACCAAATTACTCTACTGAAGAAACTGTTAAAAGAATCCACGTGGACTGTCCTGTTTCAGGAAGGCACAGCTACATCTACATTATGGTTCCAACCGTTTATAGCATCATCTTTATCATAGGCATATTTGGGAACAGCCTGGTCGTTATTGTCATTTACTGCtacatgaaattaaaaacagtAGCCAGCATCTTTCTTCTCAACCTGGCCCTGGCTGACTTGTGTTTTTTGATAACTCTGCCCCTCTGGGCCGCCTACACGGCCATGGAGTACCAGTGGCCTTTCGGCAACTGTTTGTGCAAGTTGGCCTCGGCGGGGATAAGTTTCAACCTGTACGCCAGCGTGTTCCTGCTCACCTGCCTGAGCATCGACCGCTACCTGGCCATCGTGCACCCGGTGCAGTCGCGCATCCGCCGGACCATGTTTGTAGCGCGAGTAACCTGCATCGCCATCTGGCTTCTCGCTGGTGTGGCCAGCCTGCCCGTCATCATTCACCGCAACATATTCTTTGCTGAGAATTTGAACATGACGGTCTGTGGCTTTCGCTATGAAAGCAATAACACGACGCTCCGGGTCGGGCTAGGTTTATCCAAAAATTTGCTGGGCTTTTTGATTCCTTTTCTGATCATATTAACAAGCTACACCTTAATTTGGAAGACTCTGAAGAAGGCATATCAAATTCAAAAAAATAAGACTAGAAATGATGATATTTTTAAGATGATTGTGGcaattgtgtttttctttttcttttcctggattCCTCATCAAGTGTTCACTTTTCTGGATGTGTTGATTCAATTACATGTAATAACAGATTGCAAAATCACCGATATTGTGGATACAGCTATGCCCTTCACTATTTGTATCGCTTACTTTAACAACTGTCTGAATccatttttttatgttttttttggaaaaaactttaaaaaatacttccttCAGCTAATAAAATACATCCCACCAAACGTCAGCACACATCCAAGCCTAACAACAAAAATGAGCTCCCTCTCCTATCGGCCACCAGAAAATATCCGCTTGCACACTAAAAAGACTGCTGGGCCTTTCGACACCGATTGA